A stretch of the Kwoniella shandongensis chromosome 13, complete sequence genome encodes the following:
- a CDS encoding DNA polymerase delta catalytic subunit, which translates to MVEPTSKKRKLEPGQGLVKQDSFSAVLQQLEAEEDASGDSIETSAAWPRPAVPPINIKQDSIGRCARLRTLLTKIVFQQIEIEESVDATHGPTLRLFGVTQHGNSVLAHIHGFKPYFYIAAPSGFLNKDLEPLKDTINNLPKVKDEGQIDFNNLFPPEILTYESNIAYTLRFMIDTKLIVSYKDLISHAPEGEWLKIAPLRTLSFDIECAGRKGIFPEANIDPVIQIAAMVTRHGESKPFVRNVFTLNTCAHIVGSQVIEFQDERQMLQEWRKFVEKADPDVIIGYNTSNFDLPYLLDRAKALKIPDFAFLGRVRTEVKETHFSSKAYGQRDSKAVNMEGRLQLDMLQVMQRDYKLRSYTLNAVCAQFLGEQKEDVHHSIITELQNGTADSRRRLAVYCLKLYRNAADAGYIIPAMKGEGTDEQYEGATVIEPTKGFYDVPIATLDFASLYPSIMMAHNLCYTTLLDKVTIERLKLVEEEDYVHTPNNAGLEGMFLSATSANPFQVSANSVYGFTGATVGKLPCLAISSSVTAYGRQMIEFTKGEVEAEYSTKNGYDHDAKVIYGDTDSVMVKFGCPDLPTAMRLVSGKFVKPIKLEFEKVYFPYLLISKKRYAGLYWTKPEKYDKMDTKGIETVRRDNCRLVSTVIETCLFKMLIDRDVKGAEDGLRGETSACRACREDEEERCSLGDRVAYVIIKGTKGAAAYEKSEDPLYVLEHNVPIDTRYYLDNQLSKPLMRIFEPILGEKAGTLLAGDHTRTIQIATPTIGGLMKFAVKTVTCLGCKTPLRSNKDFIIADRLCAPLDAMSEVSGIVTSAQLDRFDKEIVW; encoded by the exons ATGGTCGAACCAACAAGCAAAAAGCGAAAGCTGGAACCAGGACAGGGCCTTGTCAAGCAGGATAGTTTCTCAGCCGTGCTCCAGCAgctcgaagcggaagaagacgcttcaggag ACAGTATAGAAACTAGTGCGGCATGGCCCCGACCAGCCGTTCCTCCGATAAACATCAAGCAGGATTCCATCGGTAGGTGTGCAAGACTGCGTACTTTGCTGACAAAGATAGTCTTCCAGCAGATCGAAATCGAGGAATCAGTTGATGCCACGCATGGTCCAACTTTACGGTTGTTTGGCGTCACGCAACATGGCAACTCTGTGTTGGCACATATCCACGGGTTCAAGCCGTATTTCTATATCGCTGCACCTAGTGGATTTCTCAACAAGGATCTGGAGCCGTTGAAAGACACAATCAAT AATCTCCCAAAAGTGAAAGATGA AGGTCAAATAGATTTCAACAACTTATTTCCTCCCGAAATTTTGACGTACGAGAGCAACATAGCATACACTCTGCGATTCATGATCGACACGAAG CTAATCGTCAGCTACAAGGATCTCATCTCGCACGCTCCAGAGGGCGAGTGGCTCAAAATTGCACCGCTGCGAACACTCAGCTTTGATATCGAATGTGCTGGCCGAAAGGGTATCTTCCCCGAGGCGAACATTGACCCGGTGATTCAGATTGCGGCTATGGTCACACGCCACG GCGAGTCCAAACCATTTGTTCGAAATGTTTTCACCCTCAACACTTGTGCCCATATCGTGGGCTCACAAGTCATCGAGTTCCAGGACGAAAGACAAATGCTGCAAGAGTGGCGCAAGTTTGTAGAAAAGGCGGATCCAGACGTTATCATTGGCTACAATACGTCAAATTTCGACTTACCAtatcttcttgatcgagcGAAAGCGCTTAAGATCCCAGACTTTGCCTTCCTAGGGC GTGTTCGAACTGAGGTGAAGGAAACGCATTTCTCCTCGAAGGCCTACGGTCAGCGTGATTCGAAAGCTGTGAATATGGAGGGTCGGCTCCAGCTGGATATGCTTCAAGTCATGCAGCGAGACTACAAGTTGCGAAGTTATACTCTCAACGCCGTTTGTGCGCAATTCCTGGGAGAGCAGAAAGAGGATGTTCACCACTCGATCATTACGGAACTGCAGAACGGAACCGCGGATTCTCGACGTCGTCTTGCAGTGTACTGTctgaag CTGTATCGAAACGCCGCAGACGCAGGATATATCATCCCCGCCATGAAAGGGGAAGGCACAGACGAGCAGTATGAAGGCGCTACTGTCATCGAACCTACAAAAGGATTCTACGACGTACCCATTGCCACCCTTGATTTCGCTTCGCTATATCCCTCCATCATGATGGCACACAATCTTTGCTATACTACGTTACTGGACAAGGTCACTATTGAACGCTTGAAGTtggtcgaggaagaagactACGTACACACACCCAATAATG CTGGCCTTGAAGGTATGTTCCTCAGTGCAACTTCTGCTAACCCCTTTCAGGTCAGTGCCAACTCCGTCTATGGATTCACCGGAGCTACGGTAGGCAAGCTGCCATGTCTCGCGATTTCATCGAGTGTCACCGCCTATGGTCGACAAATGATTGAATTCACTaaaggagaagtggaagcggaATACTCAACCAAAAATGGTTATGACCACGACGCCAAGGTCATCTACGGTGACACAGATTCGGTCATGGTCAAGTTCGGTTGTCCTGATTTGCCCACGGCGATGAGATTAG TTTCCGGAAAATTCGTCAAACCGATCAAGTTAGAGTTCGAAAAAGTCTACTTCCCATATCTTTTGATCAGTAAGAAACGTTATGCAGGACTTTACTGGACCAAGCCGGAAAAGTACGATAAGATGGACACCAAGGGTATCGAA ACTGTACGAAGAGACAACTGTCGTCTTGTATCGACTGTGATTGAGACTTGTCTGTTCAAAATGCTCATTGACCGTGATGTGAAAGGAGCCGAAGA CGGATTACGCGGCGAAACAAGCGCATGTCGAGCTTGccgagaggatgaggaagagagatgcag TCTGGGAGATCGAGTCGCGTATGTCATCATCAAGGGCACGAAGGGAGCGGCTGCGTACGAGAAGTCGGAAGATCCACTATATGTTCTGGAGCACAATGTCCCAATAGACACACGATATTACCTCGACAATCAATTGTCCAAGCCCTTGATGAGAATCTTTGAACCCATCTTAGGAGAGAAAGCAGGAACGCTCC TCGCGGGAGATCACACTAGAACCATTCAGATTGCCACACCGACAATTGGCGGCTTGATGAAATTTGCAGTCAAGACAGTGACATGTTTGGGTTGCAAGACGCCATTACGAAGCAATAAAG ACTTCATCATTGCAGATCGACTTTGCGCGCCTCTGGACGCAATGTCAGAGGTGTCAGGGATCGTTACATCAG CGCAGCTCGATCGATTTGACAAGGAGATTGTTTGGTGA
- a CDS encoding homoaconitase, mitochondrial has protein sequence MVCLPRLARAGQQRWAFAHRGRLYATVSNPQTVIEKIVQKYAVDLPEGTKVRAGDYVMIKPEHVMTHDNTGPVISKFLSLSCSKLDNPRQPVFTLDHDVQNQSATNQAKYKKIEAFAKEHNVDFYPAGRGIGHQIVVEEGYAWPGKMVVASDSHSNHYGGVGCLGTAIVRTDAAGIWATGKFWWQIPRVVSVSLDGKLSPGVTGKDVIVALAGLFNKDEVLNAAIEFTGSGVDHLSIDERLTIANMTTEWGAVAGVFPVDEKLQAWYEAMFKKAELRRFLGKPSSSSMAPIPIPSDPSHSTPPHPRLNPSRLQDALATRPTADPGAQYAARLSLDLSTLVPHVSGPNSVKVATALPKLLDPPIAINKAYLVSCTNSRASDIAAAADVLRGKKVAPGVEFYIAAASSRVQEDAEASGDWQALVDAGARTLPAGCGPCIGLGVGLLEKGEVGISATNRNYKGRMGHPEAIAYLASPAVVAASAAKGVICGPDSLDLNALPQYDQPKFSIVEEDAAPAKAVEVDEASLEPLLDGFPAFFEGPLLFAPQDNLTTDGMYPGKYTYQDDITPERQAEVVMENYDPSFAATARSLRAPSPTDPSSSTQPGAILLSGYNFGTGSSREQAATAIKNAGIPLVICGSFGDIFKRNSINNGLILIESPALIKDMTERFGKDGVRGQGGKNGELTVVPEGWRIRVDTRRGGVTVSMGDEGEKTYPAAKVGRSVQELWVNGGLEGFIRASL, from the exons ATGGTCTGTCTACCACGACTTGCCCGGGCTGGACAGCAAAGATGGGCCTTTGCTCATCGTGGCCGTCTGTATGCGACGGTATCAAACCCACAAACAgtcatcgagaagatcgttcaGAAGTACGCGGTTGACTTGCCGGAGGGCACCAAGGTGCGAGCTGGTGACTATGTCATGATCAAACCCGAGCATGT AATGACACACGACAACACCGGTCCCGTTATATCTAAAttcctctcactctcttgcTCCAAGCTTGACAATCCCCGACAACCCGTCTTCACCCTTGACCACGATGTCCAGAATCAGTCTGCGACGAACCAGGCAAAGTACAAGAAGATTGAGGCGTTTGCGAAGGAGCACAACGTCGACTTCTACCCTGCGGGACGAGGGATTGGACATCAGATTGTCGTTGAGGAAGGTTACGCCTGGCCGGGCAAAATGGTGGTGGCGAGCGACAGTCATTCCAATCATTACGGTGGTGTGGGATGTTTGGGTACAGCTATTGTGCGTACGGATGCCGC CGGTATCTGGGCAACCGGCAAGTTCTGGTGGCAAATACCTAGAGTGGTCTCGGTTTCATTAGACGGGAAACTCTCTCCTGGCGTTACTGGCAAAGACGTTATCGTAGCCCTCGCCGGTCTCTTCAACAAGGATGAGGTGCTCAACGCTGCCATCGAGTTCACCGGTTCCGGTGTCGACCATCTATCGATTGATGAACGATTGACTATCGCCAATATGACAACGGAATGGGGAGCTGTAGCGGGTGTTTTCCCTGTCGACGAGAAATTACAGGCATGGTATGAGGCAATGTTCAAGAAGGCCGAGTTGAGACGGTTCCTGGGCAAGCCAAGTTCATCCTCTATGGCTCCTATCCCAATCCCTTCCGATCCCTCGCACAGTACGCCTCCTCACCCTCGACTGAACCCCTCCAGACTGCAGGATGCATTGGCTACAAGACCGACCGCCGACCCCGGAGCTCAGTACGCCGCTCGACTGTCTCTCGACCTCTCCACCCTTGTCCCTCACGTTTCTGGTCCCAACTCGGTCAAAGTCGCGACCGCCTTGCCCAAACTTCTTGATCCGCCAATCGCGATCAACAAAGCTTACCTTGTCTCATGCACCAACTCCAGAGCATCAGACATTGCCGCCGCCGCGGATGTTTTGAGAGGCAAGAAGGTCGCGCCTGGTGTCGAGTTCTACATCGCCGCAGCTTCAAGCAGAGTGCAGGAGGATGCTGAGGCTTCGGGCGACTGGCAAGCTCTTGTGGACGCCGGTGCTAGGACCCTTCCTGCTGGTTGTGGGCCTTGTATTGGTCTTGGAGTCGGATTGctcgagaagggagaagtcgGTATCAGTGCCACCAACCGTAACTACAAGGGACGAATGGGTCACCCCGAGGCTATTGCCTACCTCGCCTCCCCAGCTGTTGTGGCCGCTTCGGCTGCCAAGGGAGTCATTTGCGGTCCCGATTCCCTAGATCTGAACGCCTTACCTCAATACGATCAACCGAAGTTCTCCattgttgaggaggatgcggCGCCCGCTAAAgctgtcgaggtggacgaggctTCCCTTGAGCCTCTGTTGGATGGGTTCCCTGCTTTCTTCGAGGGACCCCTCCTTTTCGCGCCACAGGACAACTTGACTACGGACGGTATGTACCCGGGCAAGTATACCTACCAAGACGACATCACTCCCGAGAGGCAAGCCGAAGTGGtcatgg AGAACTACGACCCTTCCTTCGCTGCTACTGCTCGATCATTGCGAGCTCCCTCGCCTACCgacccttcctcctcgactcAACCGGGGGCTATCCTTTTATCAGGTTACAATTTCGGAACTGGTTCTTCGCGTGAACAAGCCGCTACTGCCATCAAGAACGCAGGTATCCCTCTCGTGATCTGCGGTTCTTTCGGTGATATTTTCAAGCGAAATTCTATCAACAACGGTCTCATCTTGATAGAATCTCCTGCCTTGATCAAGGACATGACAGAGAGATTTGGCAAGGATGGCGTGAGAGGTCAGGGTGGGAAGAACGGGGAATTGACTGTCGTTCCCGAAGGTTGGAGGATCCGTGTCGACACCAGAAGAGGCGGAGTGACTGTGTCAATGGGTGACGAAGGAGAAAAGACGTACCCTGCTGCCAAAGTAGGCCGAAGTGTGCAGGAATTGTGGGTGAACGGAGGTCTTGAGGGTTTCATTAGAGCCTCGTTGTAG
- a CDS encoding 2,3-bisphosphoglycerate-independent phosphoglycerate mutase translates to MSVRAPSSPEVNSSAKKQKTVEVKKKVCLIVHDGWGLSDNEKGNAIFHADTTHMDAIRDKHNFVPLDAHGLAVGLKEGLMGNSEVGHLNIGAGRIVWQDIVKIDQTIKKGEFEKQSAIVDSLKHAKDTSGRLHLIGLVSDGGVHSHITHLFALLRAAKAQQVPHVYIHFIGDGRDTAPRSATKYIQQVLDYIKEQGIGEISTVVGRYYAMDRDKRWDRVKIAVDGLIGGVGDKSTQEDIVKTVEEGYSKDITDEFIKPIICGSEDSRIKKGDTLFMFNYRSDRMREITSVLGLPDKPMDVEVPEDLTITTMSKYNAEFPFRIAFPPQAMTNVLAEWLGKQGVKQCHIAETEKYAHVTFFFNGGVEQQFENESREMIPSPKVATYDKQPEMSVQAVADKVAEVVKSDNFEFVMCNFAPPDMVGHTGVYDAAVEAIGATDKAVKTVYDACEEAGYVLCITSDHGNAEQMLDPVTGNPHTAHTTNPVPFIVTGDKGSLEVSGEPGALADVAPTILSILGLPQPEEMSGRSLLAKQ, encoded by the exons ATGTCTGTTCGTGCACCTAGCTCACCCGAGGTTAACTCCAGTGCTAAAAAGCAAAAGACCGTTGAGgtcaaga AGAAGGTCTGCTTGAT cGTTCACGATGGATGGGGTCTTTCGGACAACGAGAAGGGTAATGCCATTTTCCACGCGGACACCACCCACATGGACGCCATTAGAGATAAGCACAACTTCGTCCCACTTGACGCCCATGGGTTGGCTGTCGGTCTCAAGGAGGGATTGATGGGTAACTCTGAGGTCGG TCACTTGAACATTGGTGCTGGCCGAATCGTCTGGCAAGACATTGTCAAGATCGATCAGA CCATCAAGAAGGGCGAGTTCGAGAAGCAATCCGCTATCGTTGACTCTTTGAAGCACGCCAAGGACACCTCTGGTCGTCTTCACCTTATCGGACTCGTCTCTGATGGAGGTGTTCACTcgcacatcactcacctcttcgccCTCCTCCGAGCTGCCAAGGCTCAACAGGTCCCTCACGTCTACATTCACTTCATCGGCGATGGTCGAGACACCGCTCCTAGGTCTGCCACTAAGTACATCCAACAGGTCTTGGACTACATCAAGGAGCAAGGCATCGGAGAGATCAGCACTGTCGTTGGACGATACTACGCCATGGACCGAGACAAGCGATGGGACCGAGTCAAGATCGCTGTTGACGGTCTGATTGGTGGTGTCGGAGACAAATCTACCCAAGAGGACATTGTTAAGACCGTCGAGGAAGGTTACTCCAAGGACATCACCGATGAATTCATCAAGCCTATCATCTGTGGTTCCGAGGACTCCAGGATTAAGA AGGGTGATACCTTGTTCATGTTCAACTACCGGTCCGACAGGATGCGAGAGATCACCAGTGTCCTCGGTCTCCCCGACAAGCCTATGGACGTCGAAGTTCCCGAGGATTTG accatcaccaccatgtCCAAGTACAACGCCGAGTTCCCCTTCCGCATTGCTTTCCCTCCTCAGGCCATGACCAACGTCCTCGCCGAGTGGTTGGGTAAACAGGGCGTCAAGCAATGCCACATTGCCG AAACCGAGAAGTACGCTCAcgtcaccttcttcttcaacggTGGTGTCGAGCAGCAATTCGAGAACGAGAGCCGTGAAATGATCCCTTCGCCCAAGGTTGCTACGTACGACAAGCAGCCCGAGATGAGTGTTCAGGCTGTCGCCGACAAGGTCGCCGAGGTTGTCAAGTCTGACAACTTCGAGTTTGTCATGTGCAACTTTGCCCCTCCCGATATG GTCGGCCACACTGGTGTCTACGATGCCGCTGTTGAGGCCATTGGTGCCACCGACAAGGCCGTCAAGACTGTCTACGACGCCTGCGAGGAGGCCGGCTACGTTCTCTGTATCACATCAGACCACGGAAATGCCGAGCAAATGCTTGACCCCGTCACCGGTAACCCTCACACCGCTCACACCACTA ACCCCGtccccttcatcgtcaccggTGACAAGGGCTCCCTTGAGGTCTCTGGCGAGCCTGGAGCGTTGGCTGACGTTGCCCCCACAATCCTGTCTATCTTGGGTCTTCCTCAAcctgagg AGATGAGTGGACGATCTTTGCTCGCAAAGCAGTAA